One Chitinophagaceae bacterium C216 genomic window carries:
- the gloB_5 gene encoding Hydroxyacylglutathione hydrolase yields the protein MKSIFFKSRFLWLVAILFLSNSSFAQTLFFERVYDETLSQASYVIGDAETKEAIVIDPKRDIDTYLEIAKANNLKITKITETHIHADFLSGSRELAAVTKAPLYLSDEGGKEWQYDFPHQGLKDGDQIKIGKIIIDVIHTPGHTPESLTFLVKDGTENSIKAITGDFIFVGDVGRPDLLEKAAGQIGSQEVGAKQLYHSIEKFLKLPDNTEIWPGHGAGSFCGKSLSNIPQSTLKQEKLTNPALQFSGKEADFVNYILKDQPAPPKYFAMMKHLNKVDRPLLVAVPKLAKLNKQETDNAIQNGLNVIDARPKSVSGKGFIKGSFLIENMKTFSTFAGSIVDYQNQIILIAEENQIEHLTRKLMRIGMDNIYGYITNLSDYNLSLQKVKTIDTDTFKSYLENKNIQKIDVRTENEYKSGHINGVENIALNTLEKNLDKINKKEPVIIHCQSGARAAIAYSILIKHGFENILNYSGGINDWMEKKNELVE from the coding sequence ATGAAATCCATCTTTTTTAAAAGCAGATTCCTATGGTTAGTAGCCATACTATTCCTATCTAATTCCTCGTTTGCTCAAACTTTATTTTTTGAACGTGTTTATGACGAAACGCTCTCACAGGCAAGTTACGTGATTGGGGATGCAGAAACCAAAGAAGCCATTGTGATCGACCCGAAAAGAGACATTGACACTTACCTGGAAATCGCTAAAGCAAACAATCTGAAAATAACGAAAATTACCGAAACCCATATTCACGCAGACTTTCTCAGCGGTTCGAGAGAACTTGCAGCAGTGACCAAAGCACCCTTGTATTTATCTGATGAAGGCGGAAAAGAATGGCAATATGATTTTCCACATCAAGGACTAAAAGACGGAGATCAAATCAAAATAGGTAAGATTATAATTGACGTAATACACACCCCGGGACATACGCCCGAGAGCCTGACTTTTTTGGTTAAAGACGGTACAGAAAATTCAATCAAAGCCATTACCGGAGATTTTATATTTGTAGGAGATGTCGGTCGTCCTGATTTATTAGAAAAGGCAGCCGGACAAATCGGTTCGCAGGAAGTTGGTGCAAAACAACTCTATCATTCTATCGAGAAATTTTTGAAATTACCAGATAATACCGAAATATGGCCAGGACATGGAGCAGGTTCTTTCTGCGGGAAAAGTTTGAGCAATATTCCGCAATCTACTTTGAAACAAGAAAAACTAACCAATCCGGCTTTACAATTTTCAGGGAAAGAAGCAGATTTTGTGAACTATATTCTAAAAGACCAACCAGCTCCGCCAAAATATTTTGCGATGATGAAACATTTAAACAAAGTAGATCGTCCGCTTTTGGTTGCAGTTCCTAAACTTGCCAAATTAAATAAACAAGAAACAGATAATGCCATTCAAAATGGGTTAAACGTTATAGATGCCCGACCAAAATCAGTTTCAGGTAAAGGATTTATTAAGGGAAGTTTTCTGATTGAAAATATGAAAACATTCTCCACATTTGCCGGTTCGATTGTCGATTATCAAAACCAGATTATTTTGATTGCCGAAGAAAACCAAATCGAACACCTTACCCGAAAACTGATGCGTATCGGAATGGACAATATTTATGGTTACATTACCAATCTTTCAGATTACAACTTATCTTTACAAAAAGTAAAAACCATTGATACAGATACTTTTAAATCGTATTTGGAAAACAAAAACATTCAGAAAATTGATGTCCGTACCGAAAACGAATACAAAAGTGGTCATATCAACGGTGTTGAAAATATTGCCTTAAATACACTTGAAAAAAATCTGGATAAAATCAATAAAAAAGAACCTGTCATCATCCATTGCCAAAGCGGTGCACGTGCGGCAATTGCTTATTCCATTCTTATAAAACACGGTTTTGAAAACATTCTGAACTATTCCGGAGGCATCAATGATTGGATGGAAAAAAAGAACGAACTTGTAGAGTAA
- the cydB gene encoding Cytochrome bd-I ubiquinol oxidase subunit 2 has translation MEIFWFIVLMVMLGTYVILDGYDFGAGIVHLFFAKTEEEKKAVTNAIGPFWDANEVWLIAAGGVLFFAFPTLYASAFSGFYLPLMLVLWLLIFRAVGLELRGQVHNRMWEAIWDKAFGIASFLLALFFGAALGNVVRGVNLGMVENGVSTQEAHYFFLALWNPTFDPLAEHQGVIDWFTLLLGLVAVITLTIHGANWIILKTSTDLNQRLKKVIFKLNFVLLALVVTSACLWHYVKPFPLNNLQTHYWLWIFPVIGAVGLIGLFRINKFKKDSTGFLFSSMFIFGSFATTIASMFPNLLPSTNGVNPSLTVQNVAAHEYGLSVGLGWFIVAAILVVVYFVIQFRVFKGKMDDVGYGEH, from the coding sequence ATGGAAATATTTTGGTTTATTGTATTAATGGTGATGTTGGGAACTTACGTGATTCTCGATGGATATGATTTTGGTGCAGGAATTGTACATCTTTTTTTTGCTAAAACAGAAGAAGAAAAAAAAGCTGTAACCAATGCTATCGGTCCTTTTTGGGACGCCAATGAAGTGTGGCTCATTGCCGCTGGAGGCGTTCTCTTTTTTGCCTTTCCTACACTCTATGCTTCGGCTTTCAGTGGTTTTTATCTGCCTTTGATGCTGGTATTATGGCTATTGATTTTCAGGGCTGTAGGATTGGAGTTAAGAGGACAGGTGCATAACAGAATGTGGGAAGCAATCTGGGATAAAGCATTTGGGATTGCAAGTTTTCTGCTGGCTCTTTTCTTTGGTGCAGCACTCGGAAACGTGGTAAGAGGTGTAAACCTTGGAATGGTCGAAAATGGTGTTTCTACACAAGAAGCTCATTATTTCTTTTTGGCACTTTGGAACCCAACTTTTGATCCGCTTGCAGAGCATCAGGGAGTTATTGATTGGTTTACCTTGTTATTGGGACTTGTCGCTGTTATTACATTAACCATTCACGGAGCAAATTGGATTATACTTAAAACTTCCACAGATCTAAATCAAAGACTTAAAAAGGTTATTTTTAAATTGAATTTTGTATTGCTGGCATTGGTAGTTACTTCGGCTTGTTTATGGCATTATGTAAAACCTTTCCCTTTAAATAATCTGCAAACGCATTATTGGCTTTGGATATTCCCTGTTATTGGTGCAGTAGGTCTAATTGGTTTGTTCAGAATTAATAAATTTAAAAAAGACAGTACGGGTTTCCTGTTTTCTTCGATGTTTATTTTCGGGAGTTTTGCCACCACGATAGCTTCTATGTTTCCCAATTTACTACCATCAACAAATGGAGTTAATCCTTCTTTGACGGTTCAGAATGTAGCGGCTCACGAATACGGCTTGTCAGTAGGTTTGGGCTGGTTTATTGTTGCTGCGATTTTAGTTGTAGTTTATTTTGTCATTCAGTTCAGAGTATTTAAAGGAAAAATGGATGATGTGGGATATGGAGAACACTAA
- the btuB_9 gene encoding Vitamin B12 transporter BtuB, with protein sequence MKSILWVSLCAMPFMAAAQEKQQQDSVKTTILNEIIIKGYRLENPTFSKVSNNYDEKIVQPKNVAGLFNDINGFSLIKRGNYAMDPTFRGAQYEQLNIQYDGGLKVMHACPNRMDPITSHVSPEEIEKIEIIKGPYSVRYGANFGGIVNLVTRNPSKGEHGFHGSLASGYETNGNAYVGMAQLQYVTHKFDVAGNFGYRDYGNYKDGDGTEIPSSFRSTDYGLKLGYNIHPNQRIQASWRQAFGRDVLHAGLPMDTEYDNSSIASLDYKWDNIGKNLKSLQVKTYYSYVDHLMTNYKRSTATATEAAADVNSTTIGAKAEFEWKTSDKLHFFSGVDYLHIGRDGDRTRLIKMQNGNPLPNPITKINSIWQDSYIDDIGAYTEAKWNFLPSYILSAGLRYDMVISDIRKPEADFAALYDLDKRTEHNISGTISLKKAFSDRLFLEFAYGRGVRSANMIERYINQFNVGQDSYNYTGNPDLKAEINNQFEIGLSGYENLSGFFNTIRFEGSVFYGFLKNYISAVIEPDIAVDAKVFTNIKDAYKTGIDASAKLDFGKYYFLKTDLSYIYTRNKDFDESLPLIPPFTARISAGIEKEKFWGNIQYNIVATQNELAYSFGEIRTGGYQTMDVRLGYKPVEKVSIGIAGLNIFDKTYHNHLNFAFRNQEGFASVPINEASRNFTVFMQYKF encoded by the coding sequence ATGAAATCAATACTTTGGGTTTCACTTTGTGCAATGCCTTTTATGGCTGCGGCACAAGAGAAACAGCAACAAGACAGCGTAAAAACGACTATCTTAAACGAAATTATTATCAAAGGCTACAGGCTCGAAAATCCTACTTTCAGCAAAGTTTCCAATAACTATGACGAAAAAATAGTACAACCCAAAAATGTAGCCGGACTTTTTAACGATATCAATGGTTTTTCACTAATTAAAAGAGGAAACTATGCAATGGATCCGACTTTTCGGGGGGCTCAATATGAGCAATTGAACATTCAATACGATGGTGGACTGAAAGTGATGCACGCTTGTCCCAATCGTATGGATCCTATTACCTCTCACGTTTCGCCTGAAGAAATTGAGAAAATAGAAATCATTAAAGGTCCCTACAGTGTGCGGTACGGTGCAAATTTTGGAGGCATCGTCAATCTGGTCACACGTAATCCCTCAAAAGGAGAACACGGCTTTCACGGTTCGTTGGCTTCAGGCTACGAAACCAATGGAAATGCCTATGTAGGAATGGCTCAGCTACAGTATGTAACGCATAAATTTGACGTAGCTGGTAATTTCGGATACAGAGATTATGGCAATTACAAAGACGGTGATGGTACAGAAATTCCATCTTCATTCAGAAGTACTGACTATGGTTTGAAATTAGGCTATAATATCCATCCAAATCAGCGTATACAAGCATCCTGGAGACAAGCTTTCGGACGTGATGTGTTGCACGCAGGTCTTCCTATGGATACCGAATATGACAACAGCAGCATTGCTTCATTGGATTACAAATGGGATAATATTGGGAAAAATCTGAAAAGTCTGCAAGTAAAAACCTACTACAGTTATGTAGATCATCTGATGACCAATTACAAACGCTCCACAGCGACAGCAACCGAAGCAGCGGCCGATGTAAATTCTACAACCATCGGAGCAAAAGCAGAATTCGAATGGAAAACATCCGATAAACTTCATTTTTTTAGCGGAGTGGACTATCTGCACATTGGTAGAGATGGAGACCGAACAAGACTGATAAAGATGCAGAACGGTAATCCATTGCCTAACCCTATTACAAAAATAAATTCTATATGGCAGGATTCGTATATTGACGATATAGGAGCTTATACGGAAGCGAAATGGAACTTTCTGCCCAGCTATATTTTATCCGCAGGATTACGTTACGATATGGTCATTTCAGACATTCGTAAACCGGAAGCTGATTTTGCCGCATTGTATGATTTGGATAAAAGAACAGAGCATAATATAAGCGGAACCATTTCGTTGAAAAAAGCATTTTCAGACCGCCTTTTTTTAGAATTTGCTTATGGTCGTGGTGTGCGTTCTGCCAATATGATCGAGCGATACATCAACCAGTTCAATGTAGGACAGGACAGCTATAATTATACCGGAAATCCTGATTTGAAAGCTGAAATAAATAATCAGTTTGAAATTGGATTAAGCGGTTATGAAAACCTAAGTGGCTTTTTCAATACCATTCGTTTTGAGGGATCTGTATTTTATGGTTTTTTGAAAAATTATATTTCGGCAGTGATTGAGCCTGATATAGCAGTTGATGCAAAAGTATTTACAAATATAAAAGACGCTTATAAAACAGGCATTGATGCTTCTGCAAAATTGGATTTCGGAAAGTACTATTTCTTAAAAACAGATTTGTCTTATATCTATACCAGAAATAAGGATTTTGATGAATCTTTACCGTTAATTCCTCCCTTCACAGCTCGTATTTCTGCAGGAATAGAAAAAGAAAAATTCTGGGGAAATATTCAGTATAATATTGTTGCAACCCAAAATGAGTTGGCATATTCATTCGGAGAAATCAGAACAGGAGGTTATCAGACTATGGATGTGCGGTTAGGTTATAAACCTGTTGAAAAAGTAAGTATCGGAATAGCCGGGCTAAATATTTTTGATAAAACATACCACAACCATTTAAATTTTGCATTCCGAAATCAGGAAGGTTTTGCCAGTGTACCGATTAATGAAGCCAGTAGAAATTTTACGGTTTTCATGCAATATAAATTTTAA
- the lvr gene encoding Levodione reductase, translated as MAKLANKVAVITGGSGAIGSTTAKLFLNEGAKVVLVDINEEALSKVASELNSPNVSYVAADVTKATDVQKYVKHTVDTFGKIDVFFNNAGIEGVVKPITEYPEEVFDKLIAVNVKGVWLGVKYVLPEMNDGGSIINTSSVAGLVGSPNVSAYVTSKHAVIGITRTVANEAASRNIRVNSIHPSPVDNRMMRSLEEGYAPGDAEAAKKGFEATIPLKRYATNEDIANGVLFLASDDSKFITGMKLVIDGGMTMA; from the coding sequence ATGGCAAAATTAGCAAACAAAGTAGCCGTTATTACCGGAGGTTCCGGAGCAATTGGTTCAACAACAGCAAAGTTATTTTTAAATGAAGGAGCAAAAGTGGTATTGGTGGATATAAATGAGGAAGCATTAAGCAAGGTTGCTTCTGAATTGAACAGTCCTAACGTAAGTTATGTAGCGGCTGATGTTACAAAAGCCACTGATGTACAAAAATACGTAAAACATACGGTGGATACTTTTGGTAAGATAGATGTGTTCTTCAACAATGCAGGGATTGAAGGAGTCGTAAAGCCCATTACCGAATATCCGGAGGAAGTTTTTGATAAACTAATAGCCGTAAACGTAAAAGGTGTATGGTTGGGGGTTAAATATGTGTTGCCGGAAATGAATGATGGAGGTAGTATCATCAATACTTCCTCTGTTGCCGGTCTGGTAGGTTCGCCAAACGTATCGGCTTATGTAACTAGTAAACACGCTGTAATCGGTATTACCCGTACCGTTGCTAACGAAGCTGCTTCGAGAAATATACGTGTAAATTCTATTCATCCGTCACCTGTCGATAACCGTATGATGCGTTCTTTGGAAGAGGGTTATGCACCAGGGGATGCTGAAGCAGCAAAGAAAGGATTTGAAGCTACCATTCCTCTGAAGCGATATGCTACAAATGAAGACATTGCCAATGGTGTATTGTTCCTCGCATCTGATGACAGTAAATTCATTACTGGAATGAAATTGGTCATCGATGGCGGTATGACGATGGCTTAA
- the cydA gene encoding Cytochrome bd ubiquinol oxidase subunit 1: protein MEDMILYNRLQFAFTITFHYLFPQLTMGLSLMIVYFKWKFLRTKNEDYNNASKFWMKIFALNFAMGVVTGIPMEFQFGTNWAKFSELTGGIIGQTLAMEGMFSFFLESSFLGMFLFGEKLLGQKLHFLSGLMVFIGSWASGFLIIATHSWMQHPVGYEILENGKFVLNNFGALFNNPWLWPSYLHNQAGSLVTSSFFVAAVGAFYLLSNKHSRFGKIFVKSGVVFGVISSVMLAFPTGDLAAKNVVKYQPVTFAAMEGIFETEKGGSEIILIGQPDMENKKLDNKIAVPNVLSFLTYQRWDAEIKGLNEFDESIHPTNVPGLYYGYHIMVGLGTIFIGIMVLAAFLLWKGRLYKTKWLLWILMFMIPFPYIANTAGWYTAELGRQPWLVYNLMRMVDGVSPTVSSGNTLFTLLGFVGLYLLLGLLFLLLVLKIIRKGPEAKMTLK from the coding sequence CTGCGAACGAAGAATGAAGATTACAACAATGCTTCTAAATTCTGGATGAAGATCTTTGCATTGAATTTCGCAATGGGTGTTGTAACGGGTATTCCAATGGAATTTCAGTTTGGTACCAACTGGGCGAAGTTTTCTGAACTTACTGGAGGAATCATCGGGCAGACACTGGCAATGGAAGGAATGTTTTCGTTCTTTTTAGAATCCTCTTTTCTAGGCATGTTTCTTTTTGGTGAAAAGCTACTCGGGCAGAAACTACACTTTCTTTCCGGACTGATGGTTTTCATCGGTTCCTGGGCAAGTGGTTTTCTGATTATCGCTACACATTCCTGGATGCAGCATCCCGTAGGGTATGAGATTTTAGAAAACGGAAAATTTGTGTTAAACAATTTCGGAGCTTTGTTTAACAACCCGTGGCTGTGGCCTTCCTATTTACACAATCAGGCAGGTTCGCTGGTTACAAGTTCCTTCTTTGTAGCGGCTGTCGGGGCGTTTTATTTGTTGAGCAACAAGCACAGCCGTTTTGGAAAAATCTTTGTAAAAAGCGGTGTTGTTTTCGGCGTTATTTCTTCTGTTATGCTGGCTTTCCCTACGGGAGATCTGGCAGCGAAAAATGTTGTAAAATATCAGCCTGTAACTTTTGCCGCAATGGAAGGGATATTTGAAACAGAAAAGGGAGGCTCGGAGATTATACTTATAGGGCAACCCGATATGGAAAATAAAAAACTGGACAATAAGATTGCAGTTCCGAATGTCCTTAGTTTCCTTACCTATCAACGATGGGATGCGGAAATCAAAGGACTGAATGAGTTTGATGAATCCATACATCCCACCAATGTTCCCGGTTTATATTATGGTTATCATATTATGGTTGGTTTAGGAACTATTTTTATCGGGATTATGGTGCTTGCAGCTTTTTTACTTTGGAAAGGAAGGTTGTATAAAACGAAATGGTTGCTGTGGATTCTGATGTTTATGATTCCTTTTCCTTATATCGCCAATACGGCAGGATGGTACACAGCGGAATTAGGACGGCAACCCTGGCTTGTTTATAATCTGATGCGGATGGTAGATGGTGTTTCACCTACCGTATCTTCGGGAAATACGTTATTTACACTTTTAGGTTTTGTCGGACTGTATTTGCTGCTTGGATTGCTTTTTCTTTTACTTGTTTTAAAAATCATTCGTAAAGGTCCTGAAGCTAAAATGACATTAAAATAG
- a CDS encoding hypothetical protein (UPF0394 membrane protein XF_0765): MKNIVYLLIGTFFGIVMYKSEAASWFRIYEMFQFQSIHMYGLMGTALAVGIIIVQYIKRNKVKDVNGNPIVIADKDKSIPRYLIGGILFGLGWALAGACPGPMFVLTGAGYFPILVVILGAVLGTWFYGLIKNKLPH; this comes from the coding sequence ATGAAAAACATAGTTTACTTACTGATCGGAACATTTTTCGGAATTGTTATGTACAAATCCGAAGCCGCATCATGGTTCCGGATTTATGAAATGTTCCAGTTTCAATCGATTCACATGTATGGACTGATGGGAACAGCTTTAGCAGTAGGAATAATCATAGTACAGTACATCAAAAGAAACAAAGTAAAAGACGTGAATGGCAATCCTATTGTTATTGCAGATAAGGACAAAAGTATCCCACGCTATTTAATAGGCGGTATTCTTTTTGGGTTGGGTTGGGCATTGGCGGGAGCTTGTCCGGGACCTATGTTCGTATTGACAGGAGCTGGTTATTTCCCGATTTTAGTTGTAATTTTAGGAGCTGTATTAGGCACTTGGTTTTATGGATTAATAAAAAATAAGTTGCCTCATTAA
- the COQ5_2 gene encoding 2-methoxy-6-polyprenyl-1,4-benzoquinol methylase, mitochondrial — MKKQIITAILAIASTSTIMAQEHQNKKHHGHGDGKPAHSANEYMHKASTDDLINRFESKERDEYQQPHKVMEYLGNIQGKTIMDIGAGTGYFSVKLAKHGANVIAADVNDEFQTFLKKRIEDNKIDNITLRKIPYDSPDLKDNEVDMVLIVNTYHHIDNRVEYFAKVKKGTKNNGELVVIDFFKTDVPVGPPTDHKVSIDEVIAELKKAGYTSFEVNVDLLPYQFIIKAK, encoded by the coding sequence ATGAAAAAACAAATTATTACCGCAATCCTTGCGATTGCCTCAACCAGTACAATTATGGCACAGGAACATCAAAACAAAAAGCATCACGGTCACGGAGACGGAAAACCTGCACACTCTGCAAACGAGTATATGCACAAAGCTTCTACGGATGATTTAATCAACCGTTTCGAATCCAAAGAACGTGACGAGTACCAACAACCTCATAAAGTGATGGAATACTTAGGTAATATCCAAGGTAAAACCATTATGGACATCGGGGCAGGAACAGGTTATTTTTCTGTGAAACTTGCCAAACACGGAGCAAATGTAATTGCAGCCGATGTAAATGATGAGTTTCAGACTTTCCTGAAAAAACGTATTGAAGACAACAAAATCGATAATATCACTCTTCGCAAAATACCGTATGATAGTCCTGATTTAAAAGACAATGAAGTGGATATGGTGTTAATCGTAAATACCTATCACCATATTGACAATCGAGTCGAGTATTTTGCAAAAGTAAAAAAAGGAACAAAAAACAATGGAGAATTGGTCGTGATTGATTTCTTCAAAACAGATGTTCCGGTGGGCCCGCCAACCGACCATAAAGTGTCTATCGATGAAGTAATTGCTGAATTGAAAAAAGCAGGTTATACTTCTTTTGAAGTGAATGTAGATTTACTGCCGTATCAATTTATTATTAAAGCGAAATAA
- the steT_3 gene encoding Serine/threonine exchanger SteT has translation MQPKSKHKITTLTGIAIVVANMIGTGAFTSLGFQLKDLNNPSVVLTLWVLGGILALSGAFSYAEVGTVISKSGGEYAFLSKIYNPLIGYLSGWISLTVGFAAPIALAAIAFSEYFPFGNFNVKWMSIALVAVITLIHTQSLKLSAEFQNISTLLKVILIVIIIGVGLILPEHSGNEIVSSKGYFTELTSTAFAIALIYVSYSYSGWNAAAYITEEFENPLKSLPKALIGGTVLVTVLYTILQYVFLKHVPVENLAGQLNVGTIATQQMLGEKAGSFFGLAISLLLISGISAMVWVGPRVTSSIAKGHRLWSYFQTQENGIPKRALWLQFGISSLLLFTGTFEQIMIYCGILLTASSLMTVLGVFKLRKQNQQRIGFKSPLFPLFQIVFILLSVWMIVYALINNTLESALGMSNLLIGTGTYFWSKKIKKSNY, from the coding sequence ATGCAGCCAAAATCCAAACATAAAATCACGACGCTAACAGGAATTGCCATTGTTGTTGCCAATATGATAGGCACAGGTGCATTTACCAGTTTAGGGTTTCAACTCAAAGACTTGAATAATCCTTCGGTTGTACTTACTCTTTGGGTTTTAGGCGGTATTTTGGCTCTTTCGGGAGCGTTCAGTTATGCTGAAGTAGGAACGGTTATTTCAAAATCAGGAGGAGAATATGCTTTCTTGTCCAAAATTTACAATCCTTTAATCGGATATCTTTCGGGATGGATTTCGCTTACCGTTGGTTTTGCGGCACCGATTGCTTTAGCTGCGATTGCTTTTTCGGAGTATTTTCCATTTGGGAATTTCAATGTCAAATGGATGAGCATTGCCTTGGTCGCTGTCATCACATTAATCCATACCCAAAGTTTGAAACTGAGTGCCGAATTTCAAAACATCAGTACTTTGCTCAAAGTAATTTTGATTGTCATAATTATTGGTGTTGGTTTGATTTTGCCGGAGCATTCGGGCAATGAAATCGTTTCTTCAAAAGGATATTTTACCGAATTAACGTCAACAGCTTTTGCCATTGCATTGATTTATGTAAGTTATTCCTATTCGGGCTGGAATGCGGCAGCTTATATTACCGAAGAATTTGAAAATCCTTTAAAATCTTTACCCAAAGCACTTATTGGAGGAACGGTTTTGGTAACGGTTCTATACACCATATTGCAATACGTTTTTCTGAAACACGTTCCGGTTGAGAATTTAGCCGGACAGTTGAACGTAGGCACCATTGCTACACAGCAAATGTTGGGAGAAAAAGCAGGGAGTTTCTTTGGGTTGGCCATTTCATTACTGTTAATCTCAGGCATTAGTGCTATGGTTTGGGTTGGCCCGAGAGTAACATCGAGCATTGCAAAAGGACATCGTCTTTGGTCGTACTTTCAAACACAGGAAAACGGCATTCCCAAAAGAGCCTTGTGGTTGCAGTTTGGCATCAGTTCTTTATTGTTGTTTACCGGAACCTTTGAGCAGATTATGATTTATTGCGGAATATTGCTTACTGCATCTTCTTTAATGACAGTTTTAGGGGTATTCAAATTGCGAAAGCAAAATCAACAAAGAATAGGTTTCAAAAGTCCGTTATTTCCGCTGTTTCAAATCGTCTTTATTTTGTTATCTGTATGGATGATTGTCTATGCTTTGATTAACAATACTCTTGAATCAGCTTTGGGAATGAGCAATTTGCTCATCGGAACAGGAACTTATTTCTGGAGCAAAAAAATAAAAAAGTCTAATTATTAA
- the ntcA gene encoding Global nitrogen regulator, which yields MEELIRETYRGIFEKELIDEIISVAKLVEFKEGDILIDIGKYIKTMPLLISGAIKIMREDFDTGELLLYFIEKGDTCSMTLTCCMGDKKSEIRAVAENNGLVAMIPVGKMEEWLGKYKSWRAFVFQSYNNRFNEMLAAIDNIAFTNMDKRLYNYLQEKSKINNSSIITKTHQEIAYELNSSRVVISRLLKALENEGKIKLNRNNIELLN from the coding sequence ATGGAAGAATTAATCCGTGAAACCTATCGGGGTATATTCGAAAAAGAGCTGATTGACGAAATCATATCTGTGGCAAAACTCGTTGAATTTAAAGAAGGCGATATATTGATAGATATCGGCAAGTACATAAAAACCATGCCTTTACTTATTAGTGGTGCTATAAAAATAATGCGGGAAGATTTTGACACAGGCGAACTGTTGCTATACTTCATCGAAAAAGGAGATACCTGCTCTATGACCCTTACCTGCTGTATGGGTGATAAGAAAAGTGAAATTCGTGCAGTGGCAGAAAATAACGGTTTGGTAGCCATGATTCCTGTGGGCAAAATGGAAGAATGGTTGGGCAAATATAAAAGCTGGCGTGCTTTCGTATTTCAAAGTTACAACAACCGTTTTAATGAAATGCTTGCTGCCATAGACAATATAGCATTTACCAATATGGATAAGCGACTTTATAACTATCTTCAGGAAAAAAGCAAGATTAATAATTCAAGTATCATCACCAAAACCCATCAGGAGATTGCCTACGAACTCAACAGTTCCCGAGTAGTAATTTCACGATTGCTGAAAGCATTGGAAAATGAAGGAAAAATAAAACTAAACCGCAATAACATAGAATTGTTAAACTAA